From the genome of Miscanthus floridulus cultivar M001 chromosome 10, ASM1932011v1, whole genome shotgun sequence, one region includes:
- the LOC136485116 gene encoding serine carboxypeptidase-like 45, giving the protein MAMPLLAPVSSSSYSSRPLALVLVLVAAALCRPGSCDGAAAAAADRIRRLPGQPEVSFGQYSGYVSVDDGGKRALFYYFVEADVDPASKPLVLWLNGGPGCSSLGVGAFSENGPFRPSGQVLVKNEYSWNKEANVIYLETPAGVGYSYSADAAYYQGVDDKMTAMDNMVFLQRWLQKFPQYKGRDLYIAGESYAGHYIPQLAEAMVEFNKKDRIFNLRGVALGNPVLEFTTDFNSRAEYFWSHGLISDATYRVFTSVCNYSRYVTEYYGGSLSPLCARVMNQVTRETSRFVDKYDVTLDVCLSSVLSQSKILSPHEQVRQRIDVCVEDETVRYLNRRDVQAALHARLVGVDKWAVCSSVLEYELLNLQIPTINIVGSLVKSGIRVLVYSGDQDSVIPLTGSRTLVQNLAHDMGLKTTTPYRVWFEGQQVGGWTQVYGGGALSFATIRGASHEAPFSQPGRSLVLFRAFLQGQPLPETFS; this is encoded by the exons ATGGCCATGCCATTGCTAGCTCCAGTGAGCTCCTCCAGCTACAGCAGCAGGCCATTGgcgctggtgctggtgctagtcGCGGCAGCGCTGTGCCGTCCGGGTTCTTGCGACggagctgccgctgccgccgcggaCAGGATCAGGCGGCTCCCCGGGCAGCCGGAGGTGAGCTTCGGCCAGTACTCCGGCTACGTCAGCGTGGACGACGGCGGCAAGCGGGCCCTGTTCTACTACTTCGTGGAGGCCGACGTCGACCCGGCCTCCAAGCCTCTCGTCCTCTGGCTCAATGGCG GGCCTGGGTGCTCGTCTCTGGGTGTAGGGGCCTTCTCAGAGAATGGGCCGTTCAGGCCTAGTGGGCAGGTGCTGGTGAAGAACGAATACAGCTGGAACAAAG AGGCCAATGTGATATACCTGGAGACGCCAGCTGGTGTTGGCTACTCCTACTCTGCTGATGCTGCTTACTACCAGGGTGTGGATGACAAGATGACAG CCATGGACAACATGGTGTTCCTGCAAAGGTGGCTCCAAAAGTTCCCACAGTACAAGGGCAGGGACCTCTACATCGCCGGAGAGAGCTACGCAG GGCACTACATCCCGCAGCTCGCGGAGGCCATGGTGGAGTTCAACAAGAAGGACAGGATCTTCAACCTCAGAGGCGTCGCT CTGGGCAACCCGGTGCTGGAGTTCACGACGGACTTCAACTCCCGCGCGGAGTACTTCTGGTCCCACGGCCTCATCTCCGACGCCACGTACCGCGTCTTCACCTCCGTCTGCAACTACTCCCGCTACGTCACCGAGTACTACGGGGGGTCGCTGTCGCCGCTGTGCGCCAGGGTGATGAACCAGGTGACGCGCGAGACCAGCCGCTTCGTCGACAAGTACGACGTCACGCTCGACGTCTGCCTCTCCTCGGTGCTCTCGCAGTCCAAGATCCTCTCGCCGCAC GAGCAGGTCCGGCAGCGGATCGACGTGTGCGTGGAGGACGAGACGGTGAGGTACCTCAACCGTCGGGACGTGCAGGCGGCGCTGCACGCGAGGCTCGTCGGCGTCGACAAGTGGGCGGTCTGCAGCAG TGTTCTCGAGTACGAGCTGCTCAACCTGCAGATCCCCACCATCAACATCGTCGGATCGCTCGTGAAATCCGGCATCCGAGTGCTAGTTTACAG CGGGGATCAGGACTCGGTGATCCCTCTCACGGGGAGCCGAACCCTGGTGCAGAACTTGGCGCATGACATGGGCCTCAAGACCACCACCCCGTACAGAGTTTGGTTCGAAGGGCAGCAG GTTGGAGGATGGACTCAGGTGTACGGAGGCGGCGCGCTGTCGTTCGCCACCATCAGGGGCGCCTCCCATGAGGCGCCCTTCTCGCAGCCCGGGCGGTCGCTCGTGCTCTTCAGAGCGTTCCTGCAGGGCCAGCCTCTGCCTGAAACCTTCTCGTGA